In Bacillota bacterium, one genomic interval encodes:
- a CDS encoding DUF4091 domain-containing protein, whose protein sequence is MLETRVLSSLEKVFADEELRASEWKSGSMLLNEVYSFQVAYKWDGFMLKQVNVSVSSELSQWITLRKVALIPSEMPCYADHDDNVLRTTPGLYPDALMPINAEGITLLPRQWRSIWVTINPDRQVKAGNYPIIITFTSPSGDELGKVEFKLEIINAMLPRQTLIHTEWFHTDCLATWYGVEVFSDEHWKIIEKYVQTAVKHGINMILTPLFTPPLDTAVGGERPTVQLVDVEKCKDTYKFGFDKLKRWIDMCRTNGVEYFEFSHLFTQWGAKHAPKIMAKEDGEYKRIFGWDTDAAGEEYKNFLSQFLPKLIDFIKQNNLEDCAYFHVSDEPHSDHYESYKNASLIINEYVEGFPVIDALSDYKFYETGLVKNPIPSTNHIEPFLENKVPNLWTYYCCGQYREVANRFFNMPSARNRILGIQLYKFNISGFLQWGYNFWYSQYSRYPIDPYKVTDAGYAFPSGDAFVVYPGEDSPIESLRLEVFYEALQDLRALKLLEELIGRKEVINILEQGLDNPITFRQYPTDAEWLLCKREEINKKIAEHIVDK, encoded by the coding sequence ATGTTGGAAACCAGGGTACTAAGTTCTCTTGAGAAGGTATTTGCCGACGAAGAGTTGAGAGCTTCAGAATGGAAGAGTGGCTCGATGTTGCTCAACGAAGTTTACTCTTTTCAGGTTGCCTATAAGTGGGATGGTTTTATGTTAAAGCAGGTTAATGTAAGTGTAAGTTCTGAGTTGTCTCAATGGATTACTCTTCGTAAAGTTGCGCTTATTCCTTCAGAAATGCCGTGCTATGCAGACCATGACGATAATGTTCTGCGTACTACCCCAGGATTATATCCTGATGCCTTAATGCCGATAAATGCCGAAGGGATCACCCTTTTACCCCGTCAATGGCGTTCCATATGGGTTACAATTAATCCTGACCGACAGGTAAAAGCCGGCAACTATCCAATTATAATAACTTTTACCTCTCCATCCGGGGATGAATTGGGTAAAGTTGAATTTAAGCTGGAAATAATTAATGCCATGCTTCCAAGACAAACACTAATTCATACTGAGTGGTTTCATACAGACTGCCTTGCTACATGGTATGGGGTGGAAGTTTTTAGTGATGAACACTGGAAGATTATAGAGAAGTATGTTCAAACTGCAGTAAAGCATGGTATAAATATGATTTTAACACCCCTGTTTACACCTCCTTTGGATACTGCAGTGGGTGGTGAAAGGCCTACTGTACAATTAGTTGATGTGGAAAAATGCAAGGATACATACAAGTTCGGATTTGATAAGTTAAAACGCTGGATTGACATGTGTCGTACCAATGGTGTTGAGTATTTTGAATTCTCTCACTTATTCACCCAATGGGGAGCTAAACATGCACCAAAAATTATGGCAAAAGAAGATGGAGAATACAAGCGTATCTTTGGATGGGATACCGATGCTGCAGGAGAGGAGTATAAGAACTTTTTGAGCCAATTTCTTCCTAAACTGATTGATTTTATAAAACAGAATAACCTGGAGGATTGTGCCTACTTCCATGTTTCAGACGAACCTCATTCAGACCATTATGAATCTTATAAAAACGCAAGTTTAATTATAAATGAGTATGTGGAAGGTTTCCCGGTTATTGATGCATTATCTGACTACAAATTTTATGAGACAGGCCTGGTTAAAAATCCCATACCTTCTACAAACCATATAGAACCTTTCTTGGAAAATAAAGTTCCAAACTTGTGGACCTATTATTGTTGCGGTCAATACCGCGAGGTAGCAAACCGCTTCTTTAATATGCCCTCTGCGAGGAATAGGATATTAGGAATACAGTTGTATAAATTCAATATTAGTGGGTTCCTCCAGTGGGGTTATAATTTTTGGTATTCTCAATATTCGCGTTACCCTATTGACCCATACAAGGTTACCGATGCCGGTTATGCTTTCCCCTCCGGAGATGCTTTTGTGGTCTATCCAGGAGAGGACAGCCCTATCGAATCTTTAAGGCTTGAAGTATTTTACGAAGCCCTCCAGGATTTGCGTGCCTTAAAACTACTGGAAGAACTTATTGGACGGAAAGAAGTTATTAATATCTTAGAGCAAGGGTTGGATAATCCCATAACATTTAGGCAATATCCTACCGACGCTGAGTGGCTTTTATGTAAGAGAGAAGAGATCAACAAAAAGATTGCTGAACATATTGTAGACAAGTGA